The Flavobacterium marginilacus genome window below encodes:
- a CDS encoding winged helix-turn-helix domain-containing protein produces the protein MTTVKKYDIKVRLWIEETEGPFLGIGKVWLLENIQKTGSITNAAKEMKMAYRQAWQLVEEMNQRAESPLVEKVLGGKGGGGTKLTEAGEKAIQTFHEIEKRIKDFAQKETQNLKF, from the coding sequence ATGACTACAGTTAAAAAATACGACATAAAAGTCCGCCTTTGGATTGAAGAAACCGAAGGTCCATTTTTGGGTATTGGTAAAGTCTGGTTATTAGAAAATATTCAAAAAACAGGTTCAATAACTAATGCTGCCAAAGAAATGAAAATGGCATACCGTCAGGCTTGGCAGTTAGTAGAAGAAATGAACCAGCGTGCCGAAAGTCCCCTAGTCGAAAAAGTATTGGGCGGCAAAGGCGGCGGCGGAACCAAATTAACCGAAGCAGGTGAAAAAGCCATTCAGACATTTCATGAAATCGAAAAAAGGATTAAGGATTTCGCTCAAAAAGAAACCCAGAATCTGAAGTTCTAA
- a CDS encoding alpha/beta fold hydrolase: MKKYIFLVIALLFSALCVNVFAQTKTYPFEVVKSGKGKQSIIFLPGFASSGDVWNETKANFEKDFTCYTFTMAGFAGVKSQPNVSFKNWETEIVNYIRANKIEKPIIVGHSMGGGLALAIASDYPELMSKIVVVDALPCLTALRDPSFKSKENNDCSSIVNPINAMSEDEFLQMQKRNIAMLLADASKQEEAISWSMKSDRKTFGEMYCDFSNTDLRDKIASIRCPSLILLEFGFSNYKEPIETQYKNLKTAIFQYSTKGLHFIMYDDKEWYMAQLKNFIKL; this comes from the coding sequence ATGAAAAAATATATATTCTTAGTTATCGCTTTATTGTTTTCGGCATTATGTGTAAATGTGTTTGCACAAACAAAAACTTATCCTTTTGAGGTTGTAAAATCAGGAAAAGGAAAACAATCTATTATTTTCCTGCCGGGATTTGCTAGTTCTGGAGATGTCTGGAATGAAACAAAAGCCAATTTTGAAAAAGATTTTACGTGTTATACTTTTACAATGGCTGGTTTTGCCGGAGTCAAATCACAGCCAAATGTTTCGTTCAAAAATTGGGAAACCGAAATTGTGAACTATATTAGAGCTAATAAAATCGAAAAACCAATCATAGTAGGGCACAGCATGGGCGGAGGACTTGCCTTGGCCATCGCTTCCGATTATCCTGAATTAATGTCTAAAATTGTGGTTGTTGATGCGCTTCCTTGTTTAACAGCTTTGAGAGATCCGTCTTTTAAATCGAAAGAAAACAACGACTGTTCATCAATAGTAAATCCAATAAACGCAATGTCTGAGGATGAATTTCTTCAGATGCAGAAAAGAAATATCGCTATGCTTTTGGCCGATGCCTCAAAACAGGAAGAAGCAATCAGCTGGAGCATGAAATCCGACAGAAAAACGTTTGGCGAAATGTACTGCGATTTTTCCAATACTGATTTGAGAGACAAAATCGCATCAATAAGATGTCCTTCATTAATATTGCTGGAATTTGGTTTTTCGAATTACAAAGAGCCTATCGAAACGCAGTATAAAAACTTAAAAACGGCTATTTTTCAGTATTCAACCAAGGGATTGCACTTTATTATGTATGACGATAAAGAATGGTATATGGCACAGCTGAAAAACTTTATAAAATTGTAA
- a CDS encoding zinc metallopeptidase has translation MGMSYLILAGGIMLASWLVSSTLKNKFEFYSKLHLQNGMSGAEIAEKMLADHGIRDVRVISTPGQLTDHYNPADKTVNLSEAVYNQRNAAAAAVAAHECGHAVQHAVGYQWLTMRSQLVPIVNVASSFMQWILLAGILMIRTFPSLLLIGIVIFAATTLFSIVTLPVEYDASNRALAWLENKRMLTQQEHAGAKDSLKWAARTYVVAALGSIATLLYYVSIYMNRR, from the coding sequence ATGGGAATGAGTTATTTGATACTTGCGGGCGGTATTATGCTGGCAAGCTGGCTAGTGAGTTCTACACTAAAGAATAAGTTTGAGTTTTATTCAAAACTGCATTTGCAAAACGGAATGTCAGGTGCCGAAATAGCTGAAAAAATGCTCGCCGATCATGGTATACGAGACGTTCGCGTAATTTCAACACCGGGTCAATTGACAGACCATTACAATCCGGCGGATAAAACAGTCAATCTGAGTGAAGCGGTTTATAACCAAAGAAATGCGGCAGCGGCTGCAGTTGCGGCACACGAATGCGGTCACGCGGTACAGCATGCTGTGGGTTATCAGTGGCTGACGATGCGTTCGCAATTGGTGCCAATTGTTAATGTTGCTTCTTCTTTTATGCAGTGGATTTTATTGGCAGGAATCCTGATGATTAGAACATTTCCGTCGCTTTTATTGATAGGAATTGTGATTTTTGCCGCGACAACCTTATTTTCTATCGTGACCCTGCCGGTAGAATATGATGCGAGCAATCGTGCGTTGGCTTGGCTGGAGAATAAAAGAATGTTAACACAGCAGGAACATGCAGGGGCTAAGGATTCTCTGAAATGGGCGGCCAGAACTTATGTGGTTGCAGCATTAGGTTCTATTGCTACTTTATTGTATTATGTTTCTATTTATATGAATAGAAGGTAG
- a CDS encoding RNA polymerase sigma factor — protein MEFENIYKTYWDRIFRLCMGFVNDYDTATDLTQETFIIVWQKLDTFRNESGIGTWIFRIASNNCLRQIEKEKRFPKSELPIYLSEEKQHSLEPQIQFLYKCIAELPETERIIISLELEEVKQAEIAKILGLSEANVRVKIHRIKEKLTQKFKENGK, from the coding sequence ATGGAATTCGAAAATATCTATAAAACATATTGGGACAGAATATTCAGGCTCTGCATGGGATTTGTAAATGATTATGATACTGCAACCGATTTAACTCAGGAAACCTTCATTATTGTCTGGCAAAAGCTGGATACTTTTAGAAACGAATCGGGCATTGGAACCTGGATTTTCAGGATTGCTTCCAATAATTGTCTGAGGCAGATTGAAAAGGAAAAACGCTTTCCAAAATCGGAACTTCCCATTTATCTAAGTGAAGAAAAACAGCATTCATTGGAACCTCAGATTCAGTTTTTGTACAAATGCATAGCCGAATTGCCCGAAACGGAACGTATCATCATTTCACTGGAACTGGAAGAAGTAAAACAGGCAGAAATTGCCAAAATTCTAGGGCTTTCGGAAGCAAATGTCAGAGTGAAAATCCACAGAATAAAAGAAAAACTGACTCAAAAATTTAAAGAAAATGGAAAATAA
- a CDS encoding leucine--tRNA ligase, whose protein sequence is MKYNPNEIEAKWQKYWADNKTFAAKNDSDKPKHYVLDMFPYPSGAGLHVGHPLGYIASDVYSRYKRHQGFNVLHPMGYDSFGLPAEQYAIQTGQRPEDTTRVNIDGGVDKEGKVIAGYRKQLDKIGFSFDWDREVRTSNPDYYKHTQWIFIQLFNSWYNKDTDKAEDIATLVSVFSSEGNANVNAVCDDNIEIFSADEWNAFVKEEQERILLQYRLTYLAETEVNWCPGLGTVLANDEIVNGVSERGGFPVVRKKMTQWSMRISAYAERLLQGLDTIDWSESIKESQRNWIGKSVGAMVSFKVKSQKSNVESGATLSDFGPSTLDSFIEVFTTRPDTIFGVTFMTLAPEHELVAQITTLEQKAEVDAYIEKTAKRSERERMADVKTISGVFTGAYAEHPFTKEPIPVWIGDYVLAGYGTGAVMAVPCGDERDYAFANFFKGQNGMPEIKNIFANVDISESAYGSKDNVEIANSDFLNGLNYKEATKKVIAELEKIGQGKGKTNYRLRDAVFSRQRYWGEPFPVYYVNGLPQMIDNKHLPIILPEVEKYLPTEDGLPPLGNASVWAWDTNSNKVVNTDLVDNTSIFPLELNTMPGWAGSSWYWMRYMDAQNEGEFASQDALKYWESVDLYIGGSEHATGHLLYSRFWNKFLKDKGFAPTEEPFKKLINQGMILGMSAKVLKLDTVVLQSDNFQSKEFDLIKPIILSHETLENDSYEKFVDLVISLIDTDEKEIYETNKSNLSVSIHSARPYNIPVNYVSSKGELILDKFKKWDSYNSFFGDSVILNENNFIVDSEVEKMSKSKYNVVTPDDICAEYGADTLRLYEMFLGPLEQAKPWNTAGISGVFGFLKKLWRLYFDENGLIVNNDEPTKDNLKSLHKTIKKVADDIENFSFNTSVSQFMICVNELSAQNCHSRAILEPLAVVISPYAPHIAEELWSLLGNEGSIATVPFPVFEEKHLVESEKEYPVSFNGKMRFTIKLPLDLTKEQIEEIVMKDERTIKQLDGKTPNKVIIVPGKIINLVG, encoded by the coding sequence ATGAAATACAATCCGAACGAAATAGAAGCCAAATGGCAAAAATACTGGGCTGATAACAAAACTTTTGCGGCCAAAAATGATTCAGATAAGCCGAAACATTATGTTTTGGACATGTTTCCGTACCCATCGGGAGCGGGATTGCACGTTGGGCATCCGCTGGGATACATCGCTTCGGATGTGTATTCGAGATACAAAAGACACCAAGGTTTTAACGTGTTGCACCCAATGGGATATGACAGTTTTGGGCTTCCTGCGGAGCAGTATGCGATTCAGACCGGGCAACGTCCTGAGGACACAACGCGCGTAAACATTGACGGAGGTGTGGACAAGGAAGGAAAAGTGATTGCCGGTTACAGAAAACAGTTGGATAAAATAGGATTTTCATTTGATTGGGATCGTGAAGTTCGTACTTCCAACCCGGATTATTACAAACATACGCAGTGGATTTTTATCCAATTGTTCAATTCGTGGTACAATAAAGATACCGACAAAGCGGAAGACATTGCGACTTTGGTTTCTGTTTTTTCGTCAGAAGGAAATGCAAACGTAAACGCGGTTTGCGACGATAATATAGAAATTTTTTCTGCTGATGAATGGAACGCTTTCGTAAAAGAGGAGCAGGAGCGTATTTTGTTGCAGTATCGATTGACTTATTTGGCAGAGACTGAAGTGAACTGGTGTCCCGGATTGGGAACGGTTTTGGCAAATGACGAAATTGTAAACGGTGTTTCGGAACGTGGCGGTTTTCCGGTTGTACGCAAAAAAATGACACAATGGAGTATGCGAATTTCGGCTTATGCTGAGCGTTTATTACAAGGTTTGGATACGATTGACTGGAGCGAATCGATTAAAGAATCGCAACGAAACTGGATTGGAAAATCGGTTGGAGCGATGGTTTCTTTTAAAGTCAAAAGTCAAAAGTCGAATGTCGAAAGTGGAGCTACACTTTCAGACTTTGGACCTTCGACTTTGGACTCTTTTATAGAAGTTTTCACCACCCGTCCTGATACCATTTTCGGAGTTACATTTATGACTTTGGCACCGGAACACGAATTGGTGGCACAAATTACAACTCTGGAGCAAAAAGCGGAAGTTGATGCCTATATCGAAAAAACAGCAAAACGTTCCGAAAGAGAGCGTATGGCTGATGTGAAAACTATTTCGGGAGTTTTTACAGGTGCTTATGCGGAACATCCGTTTACAAAAGAGCCAATTCCGGTTTGGATTGGCGACTATGTTTTGGCGGGTTACGGGACAGGAGCTGTAATGGCGGTTCCTTGCGGAGACGAAAGGGATTATGCTTTTGCGAATTTCTTCAAAGGTCAAAACGGAATGCCTGAAATCAAAAACATTTTTGCGAATGTTGATATTTCGGAATCGGCTTATGGTTCAAAAGATAATGTAGAAATTGCCAATTCAGATTTCCTGAACGGTTTGAATTATAAAGAAGCGACCAAGAAAGTTATCGCTGAACTGGAAAAAATTGGTCAAGGAAAAGGAAAAACAAATTACCGTTTGCGTGATGCCGTTTTCTCCCGCCAAAGATATTGGGGAGAGCCGTTTCCTGTTTATTATGTGAATGGTTTGCCTCAAATGATCGATAATAAACATTTGCCGATTATTTTGCCTGAAGTTGAGAAATATTTGCCAACCGAAGACGGATTGCCTCCATTAGGAAACGCTTCTGTTTGGGCTTGGGATACTAATAGTAATAAAGTAGTTAATACCGATTTGGTTGACAATACTTCGATTTTTCCTTTGGAATTGAACACCATGCCGGGTTGGGCTGGAAGTTCATGGTACTGGATGCGTTATATGGATGCGCAAAATGAGGGGGAGTTTGCTAGTCAAGACGCATTGAAATATTGGGAAAGCGTGGATTTATACATTGGCGGAAGCGAACACGCAACAGGTCACTTATTGTATTCCCGTTTTTGGAACAAATTTTTAAAAGACAAAGGTTTTGCTCCAACCGAAGAACCATTCAAAAAACTGATTAATCAGGGAATGATTTTGGGGATGAGTGCTAAAGTCTTAAAACTTGATACTGTTGTTTTACAAAGTGATAATTTTCAATCAAAAGAATTTGATTTGATAAAACCTATAATTCTTTCGCACGAAACACTAGAAAATGATAGTTATGAAAAATTTGTCGATTTAGTGATTTCTCTAATTGATACAGATGAAAAGGAAATTTATGAAACAAATAAGAGCAATCTTTCGGTTAGTATTCATTCAGCGAGACCATATAACATTCCAGTTAATTATGTTTCAAGTAAAGGAGAATTGATATTGGATAAGTTTAAAAAATGGGATTCTTATAATTCATTTTTTGGAGATTCAGTTATTCTAAATGAAAATAATTTCATTGTAGATAGTGAAGTTGAAAAAATGTCAAAATCAAAATACAATGTAGTAACGCCTGATGATATTTGTGCGGAATATGGTGCCGATACCTTGCGTTTATACGAGATGTTCTTAGGACCATTGGAGCAGGCAAAGCCTTGGAATACTGCCGGAATTTCGGGAGTTTTCGGTTTCCTTAAAAAATTATGGCGTTTGTATTTTGATGAAAATGGTTTAATTGTAAATAACGACGAACCAACCAAAGACAACCTAAAATCGTTACACAAAACCATCAAGAAAGTCGCTGATGATATTGAGAATTTCTCTTTCAATACTTCGGTTTCGCAGTTCATGATTTGTGTGAATGAATTGTCAGCTCAAAACTGTCATTCGCGTGCGATTTTAGAGCCGTTGGCGGTTGTGATTTCGCCTTATGCGCCTCATATCGCTGAGGAATTGTGGTCGTTGTTAGGAAATGAAGGTTCGATTGCAACGGTTCCATTCCCTGTTTTTGAAGAGAAGCATTTGGTGGAAAGCGAAAAAGAATATCCGGTGTCTTTCAACGGAAAAATGCGTTTCACTATCAAATTGCCTTTGGATTTAACCAAGGAACAAATTGAGGAAATCGTTATGAAAGACGAAAGAACCATCAAACAACTGGATGGAAAAACACCAAACAAGGTGATTATCGTTCCAGGGAAAATTATCAATTTGGTAGGATAA